One part of the Haliotis asinina isolate JCU_RB_2024 chromosome 2, JCU_Hal_asi_v2, whole genome shotgun sequence genome encodes these proteins:
- the LOC137273015 gene encoding zinc finger protein ZFP2-like — translation MMGEEVQVWGEGMVEDLHTLELAQHFQLTNMEDDQTWRVEEDDESLELERQFQLTSMEEDLAAAEFLENLTEMLDGSSDNDEALQGPDEPEEISAEVKSKLHTCLRCEKVFPNPSSLKKHVIRQHKDKQTYKCDTCEKTFKQNINLVEHMRVHTGEKPFQCQVCDREFSHSGSLYRHTRIHTGLNPYECSICEASFTTTTKLKEHVLIHVGEKPYECELCEKAFTHQSSLKYHMRKHTGERPYQCDVCEKSFYTSSHLMRHVKIHTGDRPYKCELCGKAFIQAEFYRQHVRKHTGETPFQCEVCNKGFVGKSHLKEHMRSHTGERLFKCDVCEKYYSSSSACKKHMRVFHGEKKFPCSQCDKTFSLPEALEKHKRVHTGEKPFRCDVCSKCFIGKKNLKDHMRIHNTEGFPCQLCGKRYSSTSNLRKHVRVHHGGSQVTAPKEDAQDVPQTNTETEVSVQDSVYDLLENEDTEKDYEEASSILDLFHELGSISNSFDQTQDL, via the coding sequence ATGATGGGGGAGGAGGTTCAAGTTTGGGGTGAGGGGATGGTGGAGGATCTCCACACCCTGGAGCTCGCCCAGCACTTCCAACTGACCAACATGGAAGATGACCAGACGTGGCGTGTAGAGGAAGATGATGAGTCCCTGGAGTTGGAACGACAGTTCCAGTTAACCAGCATGGAAGAGGACTTGGCAGCTGCAGAATTTCTTGAAAACCTGACTGAGATGTTAGATGGATCCTCTGACAATGATGAAGCTTTACAGGGACCAGATGAACCAGAGGAAATTAGTGCTGAAGTTAAGAGTAAGTTACACACATGTCTTAGATGTGAGAAAGTATTTCCTAACCCTTCCTCtttaaagaaacatgttattcgacaacacaaagacaaacagacatataaATGTGACACATGTGAGAAGACATTCAAACAGAACATCAACCTTGTGGAACATATGAGAGTTCATACTGGAGAAAAACCATTCCAGTGCCAGGTTTGTGATAGAGAGTTTTCTCATTCTGGGAGCTTGTATCGACATACAAGGATCCACACTGGGCTCAATCCATATGAATGTTCCATCTGTGAGGCAAGCTTCACCACAACCACAAAACTAAAGGAGCATGTTCTTATTCACGTGGGAGAGAAGCCCTATGAATGTGAACTTTGTGAGAAGGCCTTCACCCATCAATCATCTCTCAAATACCATATGAGAAAACACACAGGCGAGAGACCGTATCAGTGTGATGTTTGCGAGAAAAGCTTTTACACATCTTCCCATTTGATGCGGCATGTGAAGATCCACACTGGAGATCGACCATACAAGTGTGAGCTCTGCGGAAAGGCATTCATCCAGGCAGAATTCTACAGGCAGCATGTTAGAAAGCACACTGGTGAGACACCGTTTCAGTGTGAAGTATGCAACAAAGGATTTGTTGGAAAATCTCACCTCAAAGAGCACATGAGATCTCACACAGGAGAACGTTTGTTTAAGTGTGATGTATGCGAGAAGTATTACAGCAGCTCTAGTGCTTGTAAGAAGCACATGAGGGTTTTCCATGGAGAAAAGAAATTCCCCTGCTCGCAGTGCGACAAAACCTTTTCTTTGCCTGAAGCTCTTGAGAAACATAAGAGAGTCCATACGGGAGAGAAGCCATTCCGATGTGATGTATGTTCGAAGTGTTTCATCGGCAAGAAAAACCTCAAGGATCACATGAGAATCCACAACACAGAAGGCTTTCCATGTCAGCTCTGTGGCAAAAGATACAGCAGCACTAGCAACCTCCGCAAACACGTTCGCGTCCATCATGGTGGCAGTCAGGTAACAGCTCCTAAAGAGGATGCCCAAGATGTGCCCCAGACCAACACTGAAACAGAGGTGTCTGTCCAGGATTCAGTCTATGACCTCCTGGAAAATGAGGACACAGAGAAGGATTATGAAGAAGCATCCTCCATCTTGGACCTCTTTCATGAGCTGGGTTCAATCAGCAACTCTTTCGACCAGACTCAGGATTTGTAA
- the LOC137272112 gene encoding uncharacterized protein has protein sequence MDNIQVRHENIEDELTTPLSSYQDPATLLQHLNQQHPQVQFTLETETNGQLPFLDVLVTRSPDNKIEISVYRKPTHSDQYIYFDSNHPLKTKTGIISTLTRRAINLSSNSPSAEIEHLRHVFTKFNHYPPKLVDKIIRSTLHPTRKEPTNKNEPAPIRITLPFIGKTSYHISLLLKQQAGIETYFTSSTTLKTVLKANGRNTSKQQQPPKGVVYKINCDCGEAYVGETSRPINIRIKEHLSSTTKSDRKSAISDHIIKCPNHNIIWGSVEILSKNHKDFTQRKLAEAVQIRRHKPSINRDQGYLVPTAYNELIKITD, from the coding sequence ATGGACAACATACAAGTTagacatgaaaatattgaagaTGAACTGACGACACCTTTGTCATCCTACCAAGACccagctaccctcctgcaacacCTCAACCAACAGCACCCCCAGGTTCAGTTCACCttagaaacagaaacaaatggcCAGCTTCCCTTTCTAGATGTCCTTGTAACCAGGTCCCCAGACAACAAGATAGAAATCAGTGTCTACAGAAAGCCAACCCACTCCGACCAATACATTTATTTCGACTCCAACCATCCCCTGAAAACCAAAACTGGGATCATCTCTACCCTCACCAGACGGGCCATAAACCTCTCCTCCAACAGTCCAAGTGCAGAAATAGAACACCTCCGCCATGTTTTCACCAAGTTCAATCACTACCCACCAAAGTTAGTTGATAAAATCATCAGATCCACGCTCCACCCGACAAGAAAAGAGCCCACCAACAAAAATGAACCAGCACCTATCCGTATCACTTTACCCTTCATTGGAAAAACCTCCTACCACATCAGCCTTCTACTaaagcaacaagcaggcattgaAACCTACTTTACCAGTTCTACAACGCTGAAAACCGTGCTCAAAGCGAATGGCAGGAACACCTCTAAACAACAACAGCCACCGAAAGGTGTCGTCTACAAAATCAACTGCGACTGTGGCGAGgcatatgtaggtgaaacctcCCGGCCCATAAACATCAGAATCAAAGAACACTTATCATCTACAACCAAATCAGATCGGAAATCTGCTATATCCgaccacatcatcaaatgtcccaATCACAACATAATTTGGGGCAGTGTAGAGATATTATCCAAAAACCACAAGGACTTCACCCAAAGAAAACTggcagaagcagttcaaatcaggagacacaagccttcaatcaacagagatcagggatatctcgtcccaactgcatacaatgaactcataaaaataacagattAG